A genomic window from Periweissella cryptocerci includes:
- a CDS encoding tautomerase family protein: MPLLRFDLYKGWDKPEIKQLLDVTYEVMLEAFGAPLGDRYQIVTQHEPEEFIMEDTGLGYERSAKFVLLSIRTRPRTTEQKTTFYRELARRYQADLGIAGNDIMINLVTNSDEDWSFGDGEAQFLTGRL, encoded by the coding sequence ATGCCATTACTACGTTTTGATTTATATAAAGGATGGGATAAGCCTGAAATTAAGCAATTACTTGATGTCACGTATGAAGTAATGCTGGAAGCCTTCGGGGCTCCGTTGGGCGATCGCTATCAGATTGTTACGCAGCATGAACCGGAAGAATTCATCATGGAAGACACTGGGTTGGGTTACGAACGTTCTGCCAAATTTGTCTTGTTATCAATCCGCACACGTCCCCGGACTACCGAACAAAAGACAACGTTCTACCGTGAATTGGCGCGTCGATATCAAGCAGATCTCGGGATTGCTGGAAACGATATCATGATTAACTTAGTCACTAATAGTGATGAAGACTGGAGCTTTGGCGATGGGGAAGCCCAATTTTTAACCGGGCGCCTCTAA
- a CDS encoding VanZ family protein, protein MIIFSFYITKVMSMTMLPIFIYHFWYVGDMFGFGQQVDFVHLNPVRAFDYFPSWFWFEQFFGNFIMLTPFGIMAPYVFPRLRKLWQVGLLAFGVSLSIETYQFVFSYFYITARYFETSDLILNTTGALIGFGIWRLVMRHSQHVHHLYEHRLANEPQYLRDLFNK, encoded by the coding sequence ATGATCATTTTCAGCTTTTATATTACCAAAGTTATGAGTATGACGATGCTACCAATCTTCATTTATCATTTCTGGTATGTTGGGGACATGTTTGGCTTTGGGCAACAGGTTGATTTTGTGCACTTGAATCCGGTGCGGGCATTTGATTATTTTCCGAGTTGGTTCTGGTTTGAGCAATTCTTCGGTAACTTTATCATGCTAACCCCATTTGGAATCATGGCGCCGTATGTCTTTCCCCGTCTGCGCAAATTATGGCAAGTTGGGTTGCTGGCGTTTGGTGTTTCGTTAAGTATTGAAACCTATCAATTTGTCTTCAGTTACTTCTATATCACAGCGCGGTATTTTGAAACGAGTGACTTAATCTTAAATACGACTGGTGCCCTGATTGGTTTTGGCATCTGGCGGTTAGTGATGCGTCATAGTCAGCATGTCCATCACTTGTATGAACACCGCTTGGCAAATGAACCACAGTATTTACGGGATTTGTTCAACAAATAA
- the trhA gene encoding PAQR family membrane homeostasis protein TrhA, translating to MRESKHYQIVYEVWNAITHGVGFIAAVAGFVILLVHESGLGRSSFAMTAFAIYGATVCFFLLMSTLFHSLVFTKASHVFQIFDHAGIFLVIFGSYTPYCWLAMGGTQGWVIWSVILGMTVAGILYEIFFVGRWLWLSVIIYIVMGWMIVMAMPTLWHSISHTSFWLLLAGGITYTVGAGIYSIKRIPFGHVWWHLFVLGGAALMYLSIYLSV from the coding sequence ATGCGGGAAAGTAAACACTATCAAATCGTTTACGAAGTTTGGAATGCGATTACACACGGGGTTGGATTTATTGCGGCGGTCGCAGGATTTGTCATCCTACTAGTCCACGAATCTGGCTTGGGACGGAGTTCATTTGCAATGACGGCCTTTGCAATTTACGGGGCGACCGTTTGTTTCTTCTTGTTGATGTCAACGTTGTTTCACTCACTAGTCTTCACCAAAGCCAGTCACGTCTTCCAAATTTTTGATCATGCCGGCATTTTCTTGGTTATCTTTGGCTCATACACGCCCTATTGTTGGTTAGCAATGGGTGGCACGCAAGGTTGGGTAATTTGGTCCGTGATTTTAGGCATGACGGTTGCCGGTATCTTATATGAAATTTTCTTTGTCGGTCGTTGGCTGTGGTTGTCAGTGATTATCTACATTGTCATGGGTTGGATGATTGTCATGGCGATGCCCACTTTATGGCATTCAATTAGCCACACTAGCTTCTGGCTCCTGTTAGCCGGCGGAATTACGTACACGGTTGGAGCGGGAATTTATTCAATCAAACGCATTCCCTTTGGGCACGTGTGGTGGCACTTGTTTGTGCTTGGTGGCGCGGCATTAATGTACCTCTCGATTTACTTAAGCGTTTAA
- a CDS encoding CvfB family protein has translation MNELLGRVIQAKVIDSNDKYYFVQTKGTTFQLLKSEMEAEGKELHIGGLITGFAYETNNHDMQITRNVPKVQIAHYAWGEVVAQRRDLGVFVDIGLPNKDIVVSIDSLPTIPSLWPQKGDKLMVSLEVDNKGRLWAKLADESIFRAVTLKASPDLKNQNIKATVFRLKMVGTFVLTEDYYMGFVHPDERVVEPRLGQVVDARVIGVRPDGLLNLSLKPRAFEAISEDAQMLLSLLEHSQTHTLPFTDKSDPKAIKDYFGISKGQFKRAVGNLMKQRKAIEEDGVLKLVGEPASATASAEPTETPAQD, from the coding sequence ATGAACGAACTTCTTGGACGTGTTATTCAAGCCAAGGTCATTGATTCTAATGACAAATACTACTTTGTACAAACCAAAGGAACCACTTTTCAATTGTTGAAGAGTGAAATGGAAGCAGAAGGTAAGGAACTCCACATCGGTGGTTTAATTACTGGTTTTGCTTATGAAACTAATAACCACGATATGCAAATCACGCGTAACGTCCCTAAAGTTCAAATTGCGCACTATGCGTGGGGTGAAGTTGTGGCCCAACGGCGAGATTTAGGCGTCTTCGTTGATATTGGCTTACCTAACAAAGACATTGTCGTCTCAATTGATAGTTTGCCAACGATTCCTTCATTGTGGCCTCAAAAGGGTGACAAGTTGATGGTTAGTTTGGAAGTCGATAACAAAGGCCGTTTGTGGGCTAAGTTAGCGGATGAATCAATTTTTCGGGCCGTTACTTTGAAAGCCTCACCAGACTTGAAGAACCAAAACATCAAAGCAACTGTTTTCCGGTTGAAGATGGTTGGGACTTTTGTATTAACTGAAGATTACTACATGGGATTTGTACACCCTGACGAACGGGTCGTTGAACCACGTTTAGGTCAAGTGGTCGACGCGCGCGTTATCGGTGTGCGTCCTGATGGCTTGTTGAACTTAAGTTTAAAGCCCCGCGCATTTGAAGCGATTAGTGAAGATGCACAAATGTTGTTGTCATTACTCGAACACAGCCAAACGCACACGTTACCATTTACCGATAAGAGTGATCCAAAAGCAATTAAAGACTACTTCGGTATCTCAAAAGGCCAATTCAAGCGTGCCGTGGGTAACTTGATGAAGCAACGCAAAGCAATTGAAGAAGACGGCGTTTTAAAATTAGTCGGTGAACCTGCTAGTGCAACCGCATCAGCTGAACCAACTGAAACACCAGCCCAGGATTAA
- a CDS encoding MFS transporter, whose protein sequence is MNSRQMKMAGFAFLLSNVLAGLDGTIVATALPAIVSDLHGIALMSWIITAYMLFMAVSAPIWTKLSERFGQKTIMQVGTTLFILGSVIGGFAGNIITLIIARAIIGIGAGAMLQLPFVIYGSMYAPAERRLVIGRVLAAYSMASIVGPLLGGWFVDIASWRATFFISLPIGILMMVLVGIYFKQVDFKPNLHRIDVPGALTLALMVISLMMAMQSLSQTVIAWHILVIWFVLALISGIAWWQIELHAGNPIVPLHLFKNRSFISKVFVSFFQYGFFGFYTNYLPTWSQGVLGTTATVAGFVLIPSSIAMILYGRMQSRLEARFSEQQMIRNGLLLMIFGGLVLVLTPHSTLILLLVLAGIFGLGTAMVNNTIQVATQEAVAPTEIGAATALNSLIRTLGTTMLVSTFALAMNRVNAHGIQHTKGVTTNLMNKITDATAARQLSPDIVPVLRNLLHSGLTMIALLATIAVIISLVINWKDPWQKPGQN, encoded by the coding sequence ATGAATTCAAGACAAATGAAAATGGCGGGCTTTGCGTTCTTATTAAGTAACGTATTAGCCGGTTTGGATGGCACGATTGTGGCGACCGCCTTACCCGCGATTGTTTCAGATTTACATGGGATTGCGCTGATGAGTTGGATTATTACCGCCTACATGCTCTTTATGGCAGTCAGTGCCCCTATTTGGACTAAGCTCTCAGAACGTTTTGGTCAAAAAACAATTATGCAAGTTGGGACAACTCTCTTCATTCTCGGCTCAGTCATTGGTGGTTTTGCCGGTAATATCATTACATTAATAATTGCACGGGCGATTATTGGAATCGGGGCGGGTGCAATGTTGCAGTTACCGTTTGTCATTTATGGCTCGATGTACGCACCAGCTGAGCGACGCCTAGTTATCGGGCGGGTATTAGCAGCATACTCAATGGCATCAATTGTCGGTCCGTTGTTAGGTGGTTGGTTCGTGGATATTGCTAGTTGGCGTGCAACTTTCTTTATCAGTTTGCCAATTGGGATATTGATGATGGTTCTAGTCGGAATTTACTTCAAGCAAGTTGATTTCAAACCAAATCTGCATAGAATTGACGTTCCGGGTGCCTTAACGCTAGCGTTGATGGTCATTAGTCTCATGATGGCGATGCAGTCATTAAGTCAAACTGTTATCGCTTGGCACATACTAGTTATCTGGTTTGTTTTAGCATTAATTAGTGGGATTGCGTGGTGGCAGATTGAATTGCACGCCGGTAATCCAATTGTGCCCTTGCACCTCTTTAAAAATCGGTCATTTATAAGTAAAGTTTTTGTTTCATTTTTCCAATATGGCTTTTTTGGTTTTTATACGAACTATCTGCCAACTTGGTCACAAGGTGTCCTTGGTACAACCGCAACGGTCGCTGGATTCGTGTTAATCCCATCATCCATCGCAATGATTCTATATGGCCGGATGCAAAGTCGCTTAGAAGCGCGCTTTAGTGAGCAACAAATGATTCGTAATGGCTTATTGCTAATGATTTTTGGTGGGCTTGTGCTAGTCTTGACCCCTCATTCGACGTTAATCCTGTTGCTTGTCTTAGCGGGAATATTTGGTTTAGGGACGGCCATGGTGAATAATACCATTCAAGTTGCCACCCAAGAAGCCGTCGCACCAACTGAAATTGGGGCCGCAACTGCCTTGAATTCTTTAATTCGCACCCTTGGGACAACGATGTTGGTCTCGACATTTGCTTTAGCGATGAACCGGGTTAACGCGCATGGAATCCAACATACTAAAGGTGTAACAACTAATCTTATGAATAAAATCACTGATGCAACCGCCGCCCGCCAATTGTCTCCCGACATTGTACCGGTTTTGCGTAACTTGCTACACAGTGGTTTGACGATGATTGCACTACTCGCCACCATTGCAGTGATTATTTCGTTGGTGATTAATTGGAAAGATCCGTGGCAGAAACCGGGACAAAATTAA
- a CDS encoding MerR family transcriptional regulator has product MTKSISSISAEFGISAYTLRFYEKEGLVSVPRNSKGIREYDEQAIRRINAIAHYRRTGLSLAEIKQIFTTPDDQQFHIDLLTKQLAKIEQQLADLQQTHEFLLYKIDRHTQLLDEQLTKAVSETKYNTGAQN; this is encoded by the coding sequence ATGACAAAATCAATATCAAGTATCAGCGCTGAATTTGGCATTAGTGCATATACATTGCGATTCTACGAAAAAGAAGGTTTAGTGTCTGTGCCCCGGAACTCAAAAGGAATTCGTGAATACGATGAGCAAGCTATTCGGCGGATTAATGCGATTGCCCACTATCGTCGGACGGGGTTATCACTTGCGGAGATCAAACAAATTTTCACTACGCCCGATGACCAGCAGTTCCATATCGATTTATTGACCAAACAACTCGCAAAAATTGAACAGCAATTAGCTGATTTGCAACAAACCCATGAGTTTCTACTATATAAAATTGACCGCCATACCCAATTACTTGATGAACAACTGACCAAAGCTGTAAGTGAGACCAAATATAATACCGGTGCCCAAAATTAA